In the Chromatiaceae bacterium genome, one interval contains:
- a CDS encoding ABC transporter substrate-binding protein encodes MPSWIRIRRLLCLAILVSGCYTQPVGSSTQPIKILTLDWTSQVVASHIVGLLLQRLGYPVSYLAEDADSQWFLLSSGQADLQVEVWEGSMASKMNELTRRGLVVDAGTHTALTREEWWYPKYAKAACPGLPDWTALKACAAQFSDGSNELGVYYTGPWEKPDRARIRALGLPFRVVELADAAALRGVLEDAARHTRPVVLFNWTPNWVESVYPGEFVEFPAYAEACETDPEWGINRRLAWDCGNPKDGWLKKAVSRTFPETWPCGFALVRAIDFSNADIATAAALVEVQGYSAPEAAAHWLDAHQPKSSAWIEQAGCTAAGAR; translated from the coding sequence ATGCCGAGCTGGATCCGAATCAGACGATTATTGTGCCTCGCGATACTGGTCTCCGGCTGCTACACGCAGCCGGTCGGTTCGAGCACGCAACCGATCAAGATCCTGACGCTCGACTGGACCAGCCAGGTCGTTGCCTCGCACATCGTTGGCCTGTTGCTGCAGAGGCTGGGTTATCCGGTCAGCTATCTCGCCGAAGACGCGGACAGCCAATGGTTTCTGCTGAGCAGCGGTCAGGCCGATCTCCAGGTCGAGGTCTGGGAAGGCAGCATGGCGAGCAAGATGAACGAGCTCACCCGGCGGGGGCTGGTCGTCGACGCCGGCACACACACGGCGCTGACACGCGAGGAATGGTGGTACCCGAAGTACGCCAAGGCGGCCTGCCCCGGACTTCCGGACTGGACCGCACTGAAGGCCTGCGCGGCGCAGTTCTCGGATGGTTCCAACGAACTCGGCGTCTACTACACCGGGCCCTGGGAAAAGCCCGACCGCGCCCGGATACGCGCCCTGGGTCTGCCGTTCCGGGTGGTCGAACTCGCCGATGCCGCGGCGTTGCGCGGAGTGCTCGAGGATGCGGCGAGACACACCCGGCCGGTCGTGCTGTTCAACTGGACGCCGAACTGGGTCGAGTCGGTCTACCCGGGTGAATTCGTCGAATTTCCCGCCTACGCCGAGGCCTGCGAGACCGACCCGGAGTGGGGTATCAACCGGCGACTGGCCTGGGACTGCGGCAATCCAAAAGACGGCTGGCTGAAGAAGGCCGTGTCGCGCACGTTTCCCGAGACCTGGCCGTGCGGCTTCGCACTGGTGCGTGCGATCGATTTTTCCAATGCAGACATTGCCACCGCGGCCGCGCTGGTCGAAGTGCAGGGTTACAGCGCTCCCGAGGCCGCGGCCCACTGGCTCGACGCCCATCAACCGAAATCGTCGGCCTGGATCGAACAGGCCGGATGCACGGCGGCCGGGGCGCGCTGA
- a CDS encoding CDGSH iron-sulfur domain-containing protein, with translation MDKEPVIAQKAPYATEVEEGKTYYWCACGRSKQQPFCDGSHQGTGFEPVAFTAQKTAKVYLCGCKHTAEQPYCDGSHQKL, from the coding sequence ATGGACAAAGAACCCGTGATTGCCCAAAAGGCGCCTTATGCCACCGAGGTGGAAGAGGGCAAGACGTATTACTGGTGTGCCTGCGGCCGCAGCAAGCAGCAGCCCTTCTGTGACGGGTCCCACCAGGGGACGGGATTCGAACCGGTCGCGTTCACCGCACAAAAGACCGCCAAGGTCTACCTCTGCGGCTGCAAACATACCGCCGAGCAACCGTATTGCGACGGTAGCCACCAGAAGCTGTAG
- a CDS encoding HDOD domain-containing protein — protein sequence MDVDHLVNSVSDLVSLPDVCLRVNALLEDPRASAEQIGEVVNYDPGLTARLLKIVNSAYYGLPGRIETVSRAITVIGSKDLQALILATSAVEAFKQVSTDLVDMEAFWHHSVFAGLSARNLAARSATQGGETLFVAGLLHDVGKLVMYHGLPGQSQEILARCAAEGTEQHQVEREVLGFDHATVGAALLQAWHLPDSLVTPVRFHHDIGAATTLARETALVNIADAIAHSVEPGTKQRSAAPPGRTVAPLAWDLSGLTAEVVGPTVDEVNLQSFEMLEIVSPGAMLVV from the coding sequence GTGGATGTCGACCATCTCGTCAATTCGGTCTCGGATCTCGTGTCGTTGCCCGACGTCTGTCTGAGGGTCAATGCCCTGCTCGAGGATCCACGCGCATCGGCGGAACAGATCGGCGAAGTCGTCAACTATGACCCAGGCCTGACCGCGCGGCTGCTGAAGATTGTCAACAGCGCCTACTACGGACTGCCTGGCCGCATCGAGACGGTTTCACGTGCGATTACCGTGATCGGCAGCAAGGACCTCCAGGCGTTGATACTGGCGACCTCGGCTGTCGAGGCGTTCAAGCAGGTGTCGACCGACCTGGTGGACATGGAGGCGTTCTGGCATCACAGCGTCTTCGCCGGGCTCAGCGCGCGCAACCTCGCCGCGCGTTCCGCCACACAGGGCGGCGAGACCCTGTTCGTGGCCGGACTCCTGCACGACGTCGGCAAACTGGTGATGTACCACGGCCTGCCCGGGCAATCACAGGAGATCCTCGCCCGCTGCGCCGCGGAGGGGACGGAACAGCATCAGGTGGAGCGCGAGGTACTGGGATTCGATCATGCGACAGTCGGCGCCGCGCTGCTGCAGGCCTGGCATCTGCCGGACAGCCTGGTCACCCCGGTACGGTTCCATCACGACATCGGCGCCGCGACCACCTTGGCGCGCGAAACAGCCCTCGTAAACATTGCCGACGCGATTGCGCATTCCGTCGAACCGGGTACCAAACAGCGGTCTGCGGCACCGCCCGGACGCACGGTCGCACCGCTCGCCTGGGACCTGTCCGGCTTGACTGCGGAGGTCGTCGGCCCGACGGTCGACGAGGTCAACCTCCAGTCGTTCGAGATGCTTGAGATCGTTTCCCCGGGGGCGATGCTGGTCGTCTGA
- a CDS encoding tartrate dehydrogenase encodes MTTNYKIALVPGDGIGHEVVPEGVKVLEKIGGRFGIRFDWDLFDWSCERFHKRGSMMPADGIRQIAGHDAVFLGAVGFPGVPDHVSLWGLLIPIRREFRQYVNLRPVRLFEGVPCPLAGRVPGDIDFYIVRENNEGEYSEIGGVLYAGSEQETVVQESVFTRKGVDRVLRYAFELAQSRPARHLTSATKSNGIIHTMPFWDARVDEMARSYPDVSVDKFHIDILTAHFVRHPDWFDVVVGSNLFGDILSDLGPACTGTIGIAPSANLNPEREFPSCFEPVHGSAPDIAGKGVANPIGQIWSGAMMLDHLGHRAAHDAILAAIETVLADPQAPRTPDIGGNATTKELGDAIASAL; translated from the coding sequence GTGACGACGAACTACAAGATCGCATTGGTGCCTGGCGACGGTATCGGGCACGAGGTCGTGCCCGAAGGCGTAAAGGTCCTGGAAAAGATCGGCGGCCGCTTCGGTATCCGCTTCGACTGGGACCTTTTCGACTGGTCATGCGAGCGTTTCCACAAGCGTGGCAGCATGATGCCGGCAGACGGTATCCGGCAGATCGCCGGGCATGATGCCGTGTTCCTCGGTGCGGTCGGTTTTCCGGGTGTCCCCGACCATGTCTCGTTGTGGGGGCTGCTGATCCCGATACGACGCGAGTTCCGGCAGTACGTCAATCTGCGCCCGGTGCGCCTGTTCGAGGGAGTGCCCTGTCCGCTGGCCGGACGGGTTCCCGGCGACATCGATTTCTACATCGTGCGTGAGAACAACGAAGGCGAGTACTCCGAGATCGGCGGTGTGCTGTACGCCGGCAGCGAGCAGGAGACCGTGGTCCAGGAGAGCGTATTTACCCGCAAAGGTGTCGATCGTGTCCTGCGCTACGCGTTCGAGCTCGCACAAAGCCGTCCGGCACGACACCTGACCAGTGCCACCAAGTCGAACGGCATCATCCACACGATGCCGTTCTGGGACGCCCGGGTCGACGAGATGGCGCGGTCATACCCGGACGTTTCGGTGGACAAGTTCCATATCGACATCCTGACCGCGCACTTCGTGCGTCACCCGGACTGGTTCGATGTCGTGGTCGGCTCGAACCTGTTCGGCGACATCCTGTCCGACCTGGGGCCGGCCTGCACCGGCACCATCGGTATTGCACCGTCGGCCAACCTCAACCCGGAGCGGGAGTTTCCGTCGTGCTTCGAGCCGGTACACGGCTCGGCACCGGATATCGCGGGCAAGGGCGTCGCAAACCCGATCGGCCAGATCTGGTCGGGTGCGATGATGCTCGACCACCTCGGACACCGTGCCGCGCACGACGCGATCCTGGCCGCGATCGAAACGGTGCTGGCGGATCCGCAGGCGCCGCGCACGCCGGACATCGGGGGCAATGCCACCACGAAAGAACTCGGTGACGCGATCGCGTCGGCGCTGTGA
- a CDS encoding Ldh family oxidoreductase: MSTVTLSLEQAESLASAVLVRHATSDANAASVARALVAAEVDGQKGHGLSRLPSYAAQAASGKVDGHAQPALDQTATAAIRIDAANGFAFPAMALAVETLATLVGATGVAAAAVHRSHHFGQAGYHVEQLAARGLLGLVFGNSPQAIAPWGGSTGVFGTNPIAFAAPRRSEPPLVIDLSLSKVARGKVMVAARQGEPIPEGWALDRDGKPTTDAEAALQGTMLPMGDAKGAALVMMVEILAAALSGARFGFEASSFFTAEGQPPGVGQFLIAIDPAAFAGGAFVERIETLIAAILAQPGTRLPGTRRLALRAAAARDGLAVPQALHEELQSLSANA, encoded by the coding sequence ATGAGTACGGTCACGTTGAGCCTGGAGCAGGCCGAATCGCTCGCCAGCGCCGTGCTCGTGCGGCATGCGACCAGTGACGCAAACGCCGCCAGCGTCGCACGTGCACTGGTCGCCGCGGAGGTCGATGGGCAGAAGGGACACGGTCTTTCGCGTCTGCCGTCGTACGCGGCCCAGGCGGCCTCCGGCAAGGTCGACGGGCACGCACAGCCGGCACTCGATCAGACCGCCACCGCCGCGATACGTATCGATGCCGCAAACGGTTTTGCCTTTCCGGCGATGGCGCTGGCCGTCGAGACCCTGGCGACGCTGGTCGGTGCCACGGGTGTTGCGGCAGCCGCGGTACATCGCTCGCATCACTTCGGCCAGGCCGGTTACCACGTCGAACAGCTCGCGGCGCGCGGGCTGCTCGGGCTGGTATTCGGCAACAGCCCGCAGGCGATCGCGCCGTGGGGAGGCAGTACCGGTGTGTTCGGAACCAATCCGATCGCGTTTGCCGCGCCGCGACGATCCGAGCCGCCGCTGGTGATCGATCTCAGCCTGAGCAAGGTCGCGCGCGGCAAGGTCATGGTCGCCGCACGACAGGGAGAGCCGATCCCCGAAGGCTGGGCGCTCGACCGGGACGGCAAGCCGACGACGGACGCCGAGGCGGCGCTGCAGGGCACCATGTTGCCGATGGGTGACGCCAAGGGCGCGGCCCTGGTGATGATGGTCGAGATCCTCGCGGCGGCATTGAGCGGTGCACGATTCGGCTTCGAGGCCTCGTCGTTCTTTACCGCCGAAGGCCAGCCGCCCGGTGTAGGCCAGTTCCTGATCGCGATCGATCCCGCTGCATTCGCCGGTGGGGCCTTCGTCGAGCGCATCGAGACCTTGATCGCGGCGATCCTCGCGCAGCCGGGGACCCGGCTACCCGGTACACGGCGTCTTGCGCTGCGTGCCGCGGCCGCACGCGATGGCCTGGCGGTCCCGCAGGCGCTGCACGAGGAACTGCAGAGCCTGTCGGCGAACGCCTGA
- a CDS encoding hydroxyacid dehydrogenase: MADVVIAEFMDQAAVDGLAGEFEVLYDPDLVDHPDQLSAAVADARALIVRNRTQVRGALLDACKILQVVGRLGVGLDNIDLEACRERGVAVCPATGANDVAVAEYVVATAMLLLRDAYLAGPAVIAGEWPRQRCMGREIGGKRLGLIGFGGIARETARRARALGMQVMAFDPFVDAGDPAWRDVERAELDTLLRHSDVVSLHVPLSDTTRGLLDGPAIAKMKPGAVLVNTARGGIVDEDALVGVLKSGHLAGAAIDVFAEEPVAASGGARFAGVDNLVLTPHIAGVTRESNERVSAVTADNVRNALRKR, encoded by the coding sequence GTGGCTGATGTCGTGATTGCTGAATTCATGGACCAGGCGGCGGTCGACGGCCTGGCCGGCGAGTTCGAGGTGTTGTACGACCCCGACCTCGTCGATCATCCCGACCAGCTGTCGGCGGCGGTGGCCGATGCGCGTGCGCTGATCGTGCGCAACCGGACACAGGTACGGGGTGCCTTGCTCGACGCCTGCAAGATCCTGCAGGTCGTCGGCCGGCTCGGCGTGGGCCTCGACAACATCGATCTCGAGGCGTGCCGCGAGCGTGGCGTTGCGGTCTGCCCGGCTACCGGCGCCAACGACGTCGCGGTCGCCGAGTATGTCGTCGCGACCGCGATGCTGTTGCTGCGCGATGCCTACCTGGCGGGTCCTGCGGTGATTGCAGGCGAGTGGCCGCGCCAGCGCTGTATGGGGCGCGAGATCGGTGGCAAGCGGCTCGGCTTGATCGGTTTCGGCGGTATCGCGCGCGAGACCGCGCGCCGCGCGCGTGCGCTGGGCATGCAGGTCATGGCGTTCGATCCATTCGTCGACGCGGGCGATCCGGCGTGGCGCGATGTCGAGCGCGCCGAGCTGGATACACTGTTGCGGCACTCGGACGTGGTCAGCCTGCACGTGCCGCTGAGCGATACGACCAGGGGGCTGCTGGATGGCCCGGCGATCGCCAAGATGAAGCCGGGCGCGGTACTGGTGAACACCGCGCGTGGAGGCATCGTCGACGAAGACGCCCTGGTCGGTGTACTGAAGTCGGGACACCTGGCGGGCGCCGCCATCGATGTGTTCGCGGAAGAGCCGGTGGCGGCGTCGGGCGGTGCGCGCTTCGCGGGGGTCGACAATCTGGTATTGACGCCCCATATCGCCGGCGTGACTCGGGAATCGAACGAGCGGGTCAGTGCGGTCACCGCCGACAACGTGCGCAATGCGCTGCGCAAGCGATGA
- a CDS encoding tripartite tricarboxylate transporter TctB family protein: MPTDASPQSPKRDVAGMLVAVAFIVLAAVSLWDTTNMADSDSYVFPRAIAIAMIVFSVALIVWNLVRPVPGNGVSMPGASTPRRVGLVAAMLIGTALMPYIGFVLSGLATFAALMQFAMYDPWTRYRMVAYPLIGVGVVLGFYALFAKVLLVPLPTGLLFE; this comes from the coding sequence GTGCCGACTGACGCATCCCCACAATCGCCGAAGCGTGACGTCGCCGGCATGCTGGTCGCGGTCGCGTTCATCGTGCTGGCCGCGGTGTCGCTATGGGATACCACCAACATGGCGGATTCCGACTCGTACGTGTTCCCGCGCGCGATCGCGATCGCGATGATCGTATTCTCGGTGGCGTTGATCGTCTGGAATCTGGTGCGACCGGTGCCGGGCAATGGCGTGTCGATGCCGGGTGCGTCGACCCCGCGCCGGGTGGGGCTGGTGGCGGCGATGCTCATCGGTACGGCGCTGATGCCCTATATCGGTTTCGTATTGTCCGGCCTGGCGACGTTCGCGGCACTGATGCAGTTTGCGATGTACGACCCCTGGACACGTTATCGGATGGTCGCCTACCCGCTGATCGGTGTCGGCGTGGTGCTTGGTTTCTACGCGCTGTTCGCCAAGGTCCTGCTGGTACCGCTGCCGACCGGCCTGCTGTTTGAATAA
- a CDS encoding tripartite tricarboxylate transporter permease, producing the protein MPGIEYLLEALTLFNIMLALAGVVAGTVIGSLPGLTATMAVAVLVPITFTMPPASALILMGAIYTGAIYGGAYAAILLNTPGTPSAIATTFDGFPMAKRGDGDLAVTLACLASVVGGLVGAAFLLMLAPPLADVALAFGPVEYFWLAVFGLTLISALSEGNLLKGLIGACFGLLLACVGVAEISADIRFTFGSQTLLGGIETVSALIGLYCVPVLIDLVATPDKHLKVTHEPRGFRFREALAISWNRKVNLVRSSVIGTLVGILPGAGGSIAGLVAYSEARRSSDRSEQFGKGEPEGIQATESANNATVGGGFIPTLVLGIPGTPPDAVILGALLIQGVRTGPNLFTEEGSIVYTFIYGLFLATLLMLPAGLVIGRYAYKTIITVPKALLVPTVAFMTMIGTYAIRNSVSDVVVMIVLGVVGWILNRFGFSPSPIVLGLILGSIAEQGFVQAWTIGAATEDLVGMFFGRPISLAIIALILLSLFYPLIRARWLGKGRRKVRAD; encoded by the coding sequence ATGCCGGGGATCGAATACCTGCTGGAGGCCTTGACACTGTTCAACATCATGCTGGCGCTGGCCGGCGTGGTGGCGGGGACGGTGATAGGTTCTCTGCCAGGGCTCACCGCGACCATGGCCGTCGCCGTCCTGGTTCCGATCACGTTCACGATGCCGCCGGCGTCTGCGCTGATCCTGATGGGCGCCATCTATACCGGGGCGATCTATGGCGGTGCCTATGCCGCCATCCTGCTGAACACGCCGGGGACGCCGTCGGCGATCGCGACGACCTTCGATGGCTTTCCAATGGCCAAACGTGGCGACGGGGATCTCGCCGTCACGCTGGCGTGTCTGGCTTCGGTCGTCGGCGGGCTGGTCGGTGCGGCATTCCTGTTGATGCTGGCACCACCGCTTGCCGACGTCGCGCTCGCGTTCGGGCCGGTGGAGTATTTCTGGCTCGCGGTGTTCGGCCTGACGCTGATCTCCGCGCTCTCCGAGGGCAACCTGCTGAAGGGACTGATCGGGGCCTGCTTCGGCCTGCTGCTGGCCTGCGTGGGTGTCGCCGAGATCAGTGCCGACATCCGTTTCACCTTCGGCAGCCAGACCCTGCTTGGCGGCATCGAGACCGTCAGCGCGCTGATCGGGCTGTACTGCGTACCGGTACTGATCGACCTGGTGGCGACCCCCGACAAGCACCTGAAGGTAACGCACGAGCCGCGCGGATTCAGATTCCGCGAGGCATTGGCGATCTCCTGGAACCGCAAGGTCAATCTGGTGCGCAGCTCGGTGATCGGGACCCTGGTCGGGATTCTTCCGGGTGCCGGCGGGTCGATCGCCGGCCTGGTCGCCTATTCGGAGGCGCGCCGCAGCTCCGACCGGTCCGAGCAGTTCGGCAAGGGAGAACCCGAGGGCATACAGGCCACCGAGTCGGCGAACAACGCGACCGTCGGCGGCGGCTTCATCCCCACGCTGGTGTTGGGCATACCCGGCACGCCACCGGATGCGGTGATCCTGGGCGCCCTGCTGATCCAGGGTGTGCGCACCGGCCCGAACCTGTTCACCGAGGAAGGCTCGATCGTCTACACCTTCATCTATGGCCTGTTCCTCGCGACCCTGTTGATGCTGCCTGCCGGCCTGGTGATCGGTCGGTACGCGTACAAGACGATCATCACGGTACCCAAGGCGCTGCTGGTGCCGACGGTCGCGTTCATGACGATGATCGGCACCTACGCGATCCGCAACAGCGTTTCGGATGTGGTCGTCATGATCGTGCTGGGCGTGGTCGGCTGGATATTGAACCGCTTCGGTTTCAGTCCCTCGCCGATCGTGCTGGGCCTGATTCTCGGCAGCATTGCCGAGCAGGGGTTCGTCCAGGCATGGACGATCGGTGCGGCGACAGAAGACCTCGTCGGCATGTTCTTCGGCCGACCGATCAGCCTGGCGATCATTGCACTGATCCTGTTGTCGCTGTTCTATCCGTTGATCAGGGCGCGATGGCTGGGCAAGGGTAGGAGGAAGGTCCGTGCCGACTGA
- a CDS encoding tripartite tricarboxylate transporter substrate binding protein — protein sequence MKLKQLAAVALLAIMPMHAAFAEYPDKPISYIIPFGPGGESDITARHQQPFFKEKFGQDLVISYKPGGGGAVGWSQLNSSKGDGYTIMGINLPHIIVKPMQKDVGFQTDDLVGVYMFHYTPDALVVTKDSPFKTVQDVIDYAKQNPGKLTLSGSGKGTANHLAQVLFDKMAGIKTTYVAFKGTGKAVAALLGDQVKAEWGYTSVGAKHADQVRLLAVAMEKRHPKFPDVPTFKELGFDLVSGAYRGIAVPKSTPEDIRVKLSKMIGEINADPEFQRRMENDGMALLDVDYAGMKAFMDEKKAVYGEAAREAGVVK from the coding sequence ATGAAACTCAAGCAATTGGCCGCGGTCGCCCTGCTGGCGATCATGCCCATGCACGCGGCGTTCGCCGAGTATCCCGACAAACCCATCAGCTACATCATTCCGTTCGGACCGGGTGGCGAATCGGATATCACTGCACGCCATCAGCAACCCTTCTTCAAGGAGAAGTTCGGTCAGGACCTGGTTATCTCGTACAAGCCGGGCGGCGGCGGTGCCGTCGGGTGGTCGCAGCTCAATAGCAGCAAGGGCGACGGTTATACCATCATGGGTATCAACCTCCCGCATATCATCGTCAAGCCGATGCAGAAAGACGTCGGCTTCCAGACCGACGACCTCGTGGGGGTGTACATGTTCCACTACACCCCGGACGCGCTGGTCGTCACGAAGGACAGCCCGTTCAAGACGGTCCAGGACGTGATCGACTATGCCAAGCAGAATCCGGGCAAGCTGACCCTGTCGGGTTCGGGCAAGGGAACCGCGAACCACCTGGCGCAGGTGCTGTTCGACAAGATGGCCGGCATCAAGACCACCTATGTCGCGTTCAAGGGCACCGGTAAGGCGGTTGCTGCATTGTTGGGCGACCAGGTGAAGGCCGAGTGGGGCTATACCTCGGTCGGTGCAAAGCATGCGGACCAGGTGCGTCTGCTCGCCGTGGCCATGGAAAAGCGTCACCCGAAGTTCCCTGATGTGCCGACCTTCAAGGAACTGGGTTTCGATCTGGTCTCCGGTGCCTATCGCGGTATCGCAGTGCCCAAGTCCACACCCGAGGACATTCGCGTCAAGCTGTCGAAGATGATCGGTGAGATCAATGCGGATCCCGAGTTTCAGCGGCGCATGGAGAATGACGGCATGGCCCTGCTCGATGTCGACTATGCCGGGATGAAGGCCTTCATGGACGAGAAGAAGGCGGTCTACGGCGAAGCGGCACGCGAAGCCGGCGTCGTCAAGTAA